A window of Heteronotia binoei isolate CCM8104 ecotype False Entrance Well chromosome 17, APGP_CSIRO_Hbin_v1, whole genome shotgun sequence genomic DNA:
CGAGAAATCATGACGTTATTTCGCACGACTCCTCCTtggttctaccgcttcagaccaacagggctgctcgCTTGGATCTTTCGAAACATAAAGTTTTCTTTAGTGTCCGGCGCCACCCGCAAGCTTCAGAGAGAATGACGTGACTGAAAAGGGAAGCCGCTCCTAGCCAAAAAGCTGGGGTGGTTTTCCGCAAGTGACTCGAGATGTGTATTtaacatttacaaaaaaaaaaaaaaaaaaggagcttGTGCAGAGGTTAGTTCTATGAAATGAAGGATCCATTTCTGCATAGCGAAAGATCCCGTTTTTAAATGGATCGAGGAGAGACGTTTTTCCTAACACAGAGTTAAGGAACAAACGGGACCCGACTTCAAAGCGTTcctgtgtgtgtgcagagtgtcCTGCCCCACTGAAGGAACAAAGTTGAAATGACCTCTTTGAAAGGGCTTATGCAAACAAACACAAAAGGGATAGGTCCagcccaggggtggctaaactgcggctcaggagccacatgtggctctttcacacatatcgtgtggctcttgaagcccccaacgccccgttggccagcttggagaaggcatttgtctcttcaaaccatttctccaagccaaaccagctggcaacttggagaatgcattgaaagttaaagctgctttctttcaacctccccctccctcctctcatcccccatctattttccttccttccttgcagctctcaaacacctgacatttgtTCTGTGTGGTGCTTACggtaagcaagtctggccacccctggtctatcccTTGTGGCTGTAACAACCAAATGGAACTTCCATATGCACCAGCAGTCTATCTTGCACTGCCAGTTGCTAGTGGCAGACCCTGGCAAAGACGGTTGCCTAAATGCTCTGCTTGTGAGCCCAGGCCTTGCAGGACATGAAACGCTGGCCTAGACAGACACTGagctccagggatttttttgtagcaggaacttctttgcctattaggccacccctcccctgatgtagccaatcctccaagagtttacagggctgttagtacagggcctactggaagttccaggaggattggctacatcaggcgggtgtggcctaatatgcaaaggagttcctgctacaaaaaagccctgcggagctcaatccagcaggactcttagtTGCATTCATAAAGTCAAGATGCTATCCCATTTGCCTTTGCTTAGGCCTGCTAAGATCCGGAGTGATGTGGGGGTTACAATGCCAGTTTAGGATCTGGGagggccaggttcaaatccccacagaTGCCAAGGAAGCTGTCTGGGTGATCTTGGCCAATCACACATTCTCAAcctaactgacctcacagggttgttgtgaagataaagtggaggTGGATTaagtaagccaccttgagtccccAGTTGGGTGAAAGGTGGGGGGATAAATGAAACAAATAGTCAGGCAGGCAGACAcagagattagattagattagattagatagatagatagatagatagatagatagatagatagatagatagatagatagatagatagatagatagatagatgatgggtgggtggatggatggatggatggatggatggatggatggatggatggatggatggatggagagagacagacagacagacagacagatcatggatggatggacagacggagagagagagagaaagagagatagacagacagatcacggatggatggatggatggatggatggatggatggatggatggatggatggatggatggatggatggacggagagatagacagacagacggacagacagacagacagagctaTGATGCTCCAGCAGTGCTGGACAAATTCTCTGATTtcacgatagatagatagatagatagatagatagatagatagatagatagatagacagacagacagacagacagacagacagacagacagacagacagacagacagacggacggacggacggacggagagatagacagacagacggatagacagATAGACGGATGGACAAAGACAGAGCTATGATGCTCCAACAGCTCGGGACAAATTCTCTGATTTCACCATTGCTTGAAATAAGTTTTATTTCAGTGTGGCCATGCCTCCCGCAGCCCCAACCGGCTGCTAATAATAAGCCATCATTTGGTGTATCCAGGGGGTGTAATTGCACACTTTGGTGTAGACAGTGGGGTGGCCCTTCATGGCACACTCGTAGCCCCAGGAAACGATCCCCTGCAGCTGCCCGTTGCATTCCAGAGGCCCTCCGGAGTCTCCCTGCGAAGAAGACAGAGGGAGGCGTCAGGGCCGGGGCCCGTAAAGGCGTGGGggaccataggccagtgcctacttggcctaattgttaatccagccccgCTCCCTCCAGTTACGTCTTGCGCAGGGTGATGGGATGCAATGAagcaaagtttgcagatgacacccagttgttcagagtggtgagaacgcCAGGAGAGTATCGGGAGCCGCAAAAGCACTTCTGCAAATCGCATAAGTGAGGAACAGAATGGCAGCATGTAGAACCTCCACATTCCGAGACAGTAAACCCCCAAATACtagtgccaggaagcaacatcaggggaaggccttggcctctgtaccctgttgttggacctatatgaactggttggctaccatgtgagacaggatgctagactaaagGGACCAcagatctgatccagcaagactcttctcatgttcttatgttcagatgaTATTCAAGGTACGTAAGCAGGgcgggttttttgtagcaggaactcctttgcatattaggacatacacccctgatgtggacaatcctccaagagctgactgggctctcagtacagggtctcctgtaagctcttggaggattggctacctcaggggtgtgtggcctaatatgcaaagaagttcctgctacaaaaaaaagccttgtacataagtgcaaaataatgcacatcagGCCCTTTCCTTAATTTCTCATATAAAATAATGGGAAAGATCTGCGGTTGTAGTGGACAGACCATTGAGTTGTGGGGAGGGATGTAAACTCCATGCcgggtgggggtggaattctagcaggcactcctttgcatattaggccacacaccccagatgtagccaatcctccaagagcttacaaggttcttttttgtggaattctagcaggagctcctttgcatattagtccacacacccctgatgtagccaatcctccaagagcttacaaggctcttttttgttagctcttggaggattggctacatcaggggggcatggcctaatatgcaaaggagctcctgctagaattccacccctggtgccaGGGATAATGAGGGGATGTGATGCTGTCAAACCCATTGtctaaagtggccatttcctccaaggaaactCTTCTCTGGAGTCAGAAGATCAGTTTCAATTCTGGGGGAACTCCGGCCCTTCCCTGGAGATTGGTAATTGGTAAATTAGATGAATTTAAAATGGGCTTTAAGGTGGGTCGGTTGTAAGTTCTTGTTTCTCCATTTTTAAATAGAAGTtccatgttttgctccctctagtggtcgatcCTATATTACATTGGTTGACATCGGGCATAAAAACTTGCCATTTAAATCTCCAGGGAGATATACCTGACATAAACCGATGTAATATAGaactgaccactagagggagtgaAACACATAGAGAACAGACTCAATTTTCCCAAGAAACAGGAactttaaaaggtagtcccctgtgcaagcaccagtcatttctgactctggggtaatgttgcatcatgaagttttcacagcagactttttacggggtggtttgccattgccttcgccagatctacactttccccccagcaatctggatgctccttttaccgacctcggaagaatggaaggctgagtcaacctcgagacggcaacctgaacccagcttccgccgggatcgaactcaggttgtgagcagagcttaggactgcagtactgcagctttactatgCGCAATTGAGCAAAATGCAGAAAAGACCCTGCAAATCCCCCAAAGAAAGCTTTGGGGATGAACCCATGTCTTGCTTTTGGAGCATGTGGGCTGAGAAGAGCCCTGGAGCGAAAAGTAaagtgtatttaaaaaaaaagaaaacaaaactagagaggaggaggggggactcttACAAATGGAGTATTGGTCATCTCTCCCATAAAAAGGCCTCAAGGTGGTGATTGGAGGTCCCTGGCAGGTACTTCCACTCACCTGACAGGTGCTTTCTCCGCCCTGCATGAATCCGGCACACACCATGTTGTTGCTGTAGTAATACGGATAAGCTTGCTTGCATTCCGCACTGGGGATGATCGGCTCTCTCAGGCACTGCAGCTTATCGGGGTAAGCGACTGCGAAGAGACGTTGCATTGTTAGGAGGGTCGCCCTCCATCCCTGGGATGCTGGAGACCCCAAATCCTCGGCCAGCAACCCGTTTCCTCACTTTTAAATAGAGGCCGTTTTTTGAGCTGAGCCAAAGCGAAGCGATCGTCCGCATGGAACAAGGAGTCAGGATGCAGACAGAGCACAGAGGACTGGGgagaaccagaagtgatgtcacacacaCCACTCTAAGGTTGCAAGTCACTTCCGGGTTGCCctgtaccaggggtggaattctagcaggaggtcctttgcctattaggccacaccccctgatgtagccaatcctccaagagcttacaaaaaggagccttgtaaaccccaggaggattggctacatcaggtgatgtggcctaatatgcaaaggagctcctgctagaattccacccctgccctgtacaattctggtcaccgcaattcaaaaaagatattatagcactggaaaaagtgcagaaaagggcaactagaatgattaaagggttgggacactttccctaggaagaaaggttaaatcgctcggggctctttagcttgaagaaatgttgaccgaggggtgacatgatagagatttacaagattatgcatgggatagagaaggtagagaaagaagtccttttctccctttctcacaatacaagaatttgtgggcacttaatgaaactgctgagcaattgggttagataaaaggaagtacttcttcacccaaagggtgattaacacgtggaattcactgccacgggagatggtggcagctacaagcatagacggcttcaagaggggattggataaacatctggagcagaggtccatcagtggctattagccacagcatattgatggaagtctctgtttggggcagtgatgctctgtattctgggtgcttgtggggaaagcacagtgggagggcttctagccccactggtggacctcctgatggcacctggttttttttggccactgtgtgactcagagtgttggactggatgggccattggcctgatccaacatggcttctcttatgctcttatggaagtgacatcatgccatcacATTAACATCACTGTTCACGTCAATGGTGGCATGGTAGCAGGAAGCGGGGTTGCCAGAGGGAAGTCTCACCACAGTGGTcaccttggcaaccctaatcactcttctccccaaaccccaaaccccaaacttccccaggctccacccttaaatctccaggaatttcccatatttgaagttggcaagcctagatccAGGTATTGGAGGGAAGCtatttcatggtttgtttgacATTTCTGGAGGGCTGGTGGCCTGGTCAGGCCTTTGGTGGGATCCCTTCCTCAGCCTCCCCGTGGTTTCAAGACTCACCTCCGTGGGTGAGGAGATTCCCCCAACCGGAGACTAGGCACCAAGTCCCAGGTGCTGGGCAGCTGGAAGGCAATGGGATGGGAGAGACGTACTGGTTGAATCTTGCAGGCTGAGCCAGTTTCACCAGCATGATGTCGTTGTCTTGGGACTTGTCGTTGTAATTGGGGTGGCGTATGACCAGGGCAGCATTTATGTTCTGCTCTGTGCCCTCTGGCTGGGTCGTATCGGTCTCACCCAGGTGGGCAACTAGAGTGTTAGCTCTGCAGAcataggagaaggaggaggaggtggatttATACTCCGTCTTTTGGTAGCCAAAtgtgtctcaaagcggcttacaaatctcctttcccttcccctccccacaacagacaccctgtaaggtaggtggagctgagagagctctgacagaaactgctcttgagagggacagctctgtgagaacttattactgactcaaggtcacatcagcaggcgcaCGTGAaggaatgggggaatcaaacccgggtctcccggataagagtctgcgcacttaaccactccatcaaactggttctccatggGCCGTGGAGGATATCATGGGCCAACTACCCCCAAACTGATACCCATCAATGTCTAGTACCTTCACTGAAACACAAAACCAGCCCTGGCTTCTTTTCCCAGTTTGCCAGAGCTAGAGTTGCTTCAGGGGAGCCCAAGAGGCATCACCTTGAGGTCTACAGAAGGAGTcctcaatctttttgagcctggaggcacctttggaattttgacacagtgtggtggacacagccacaaaatggccgctgcaggAGGCGgcgccagccacaaaatggctgccacagcttactttcagtcacacagtaaagatccttgtgctgtggggaCTGCCAAtgtaccatttttaaaaacccgCACAGCCAAATAAATACCTaatggtcaatcagaagccttgctgggcaaatgtCCACCAAGTGGAGGCTGAAGGGTTAAAGCCCCTCTCTCCCATCCCTGCATGGATCTGAGGCAAACTGAGGCTGcatggattttcttttttaaaaaaaatatatcaaaaagcaataaaaattgcattttaaaaaaacgaAACATGATATGAAACCATGCGAAAAGAAAGCTGCGTCTCCCCCCGACACACTCAGGCACACCCCTTTTTCAACTTCCAAAAGCTACCCTGCTATCTTTGCATGTATAGAAGAAGCTGGAGAGGCACGAGTTTTCAGAAAGCCGTGGAAACTTCCATATAGGTGCCAGACCGAATTACTCACTGGACATAACAGTGGGCTGCGGACACGATCCACCATTCGTTGATCAACGACCCTCCGCACCAGCGGCTCCCGCTGGTGGTGAAGTACACCTGCCAAGGGACTGAGTGAGCCGGGCACTCATAACCGTTGATGATGTCCTCTGTCTTTAAGGGATAAGCAGCTGGGGGGGGAAAGAAGGTGACATGACAGCGTGCCCGCCTGCCTGGCCTACGGATCGAGAGGAAATGAGAGCGATGTGCAGCCCTGCACTTCTGGCTCccagaaagaaggaaaaacagcCAGATACTGGGCAGGTGAGCACCGTCGTTCAATGAGACGCTCTACCCACCCAACTCCCCCAtatctctatggcaggggtggccaacggtagctctccagatgttttttgcctacaactcccatcagacccagccattggccatgctggctagggctgatgggagttgtaggcaaaaaaaacatctggagagctaccgttggccacccctgctctatggtgtcCCTTAACCTTTCGTATTAGGCATCCTATCTCAGTCATCCTTATGTTGAAGTTTTAATTGGCATGGGTTGTGTTAGatcagaaggagaagaagaagatgatgatgatattggatttatatcccaccctccacttcgaatctcagagtgtcagagcggctcacaatctcctttcccttcctcccccacaacagacaccctgtgaggtaggtggggctgagagagctctcccagaagctgccctttcaaggacatctctgtgagaattatggctgacccaagaccattccagcagctgcaagtggaagagcggggaatcactcggttctgccagataagagtccgcacactttaccaccaCACCATACTGGTTCTTAGGGGTCTCCAActtttttttgagcctgtgggcatctttgggaTTCGTACCCAACATGGTGGGCATAAGCAAGCTCTatgagctcacaactttaattccaggagctcacaaagcagaatttttgctcacaagactccacagcttagagggagcgtttGGGGTCCATGCCAACAGCTACCAAGAAAAAGCTAAAACACACAAACATTTCTACAACCAAGGCGACGGCATGTATACAATATATACATGAGAACCAGTTCCAAAGGAGGAAGAATATTTCCACCCAGTTCTGgctatctagagcaggggtggccaaacttgcttaacgtaagagccccatagaataaatgtcagatgtctgagagccataagccatgaacatcagatgattgaagaagaagatgaagatattggatttatatcccgccctccactccgaagagtctcagagcggctcacaatctcctttcccttcctccacacaacagacaccctgtgaggtagatgaaaatattggatttatatcctgccctccactccaaagagtctcagagcggctcacaacctcctttcccttcctcccccacaacagacaccctgtgaggtagatgaagatattggatttatatcccgccctccactccaaagagtctcagagcggctcacaatctcctttaccttcctcccccacaacagacaccctgtgaggtagatgaagatattggatttatatcccaccctccactccaaagagtctcagagcggctcacaatctcctttagcttcctcccccacaacagacaccctgtgaggtagatgaagatattggatttatatcccgccctccactccgaagagtctcagagcggctcacaatctcctttcccttcgtcccccacaacagacaccctgtgaggtgggtggggctggagagggctctcacagcagctgccctttcaaggataacctctgccagggctatggctgacccaaggccatgctagcaggtgcaagtggaggagtggggaatcaaacccggttctcccagatcagagtctgcgcacttaaccactacaccaaactggctctccttgactgagagctgcaagatgaaggaaggaaggaaggaaggaaggaaggaaggaaggaaggaaggaaggaaggaaggaaggaaggaaggaaggaaggaaggaaggaaggaaggaaggaaatagatgaggaggtagaaagaaagcaggtttaaatgccttctccaagccaggcagtgggggcttcaagagccacgcaatacgcatgaaaaagccatatgtggctcccgagccccagtttggccactcctgatctagagTATTAAGATCTTCTCCATATTCCCATGAACTCTTTGCTCCCTAAGTCTTCATCAGACCCTGTCTGTCCTTCTCTCTaactggaggggggtgggaatttAACCAGCCCTCTGTCTAAAAGCCCACATCCCATAATATGAAGTACAGATCCATACCTGCTCCCCATAAAGCCAGAGCAAGGAGAAGAAGTTTCATCTTTGACTGGGCTACCAAGGAGACCTTGCGATTCCTTCACGTGTCTTTCAGATGGCATTTTAAACCCAAGCATTATCAGGGCATTGTGCGTGACCCTAGATAAAAGCAATATTGGGGAGGCGCTATCAAACTTTGGCTTTCCTGAGGGCGTGAGCTGGCGTAGGTCAATGAGGAGGCTAGATAACCCCATAACCTCTTTGCCTCGTGGAGGACACCCCAAGGAGGTTTCTTTTGAGTCTGTACCGTTCATTCTCTCGACTGGACTCTACAAGGAGAAAAATAAAGAGGACTCAAACAGGACTTTGGCTACACTCTGGTTTCATATGCACCtgatttgattccct
This region includes:
- the LOC132585864 gene encoding trypsin-like; protein product: MMMSLLSPVDNNMDTLLNVGRTSPLLLSPVERMNAAYPLKTEDIINGYECPAHSVPWQVYFTTSGSRWCGGSLINEWWIVSAAHCYVQANTLVAHLGETDTTQPEGTEQNINAALVIRHPNYNDKSQDNDIMLVKLAQPARFNQYVSPIPLPSSCPAPGTWCLVSGWGNLLTHGVAYPDKLQCLREPIIPSAECKQAYPYYYSNNMVCAGFMQGGESTCQGDSGGPLECNGQLQGIVSWGYECAMKGHPTVYTKVCNYTPWIHQMMAYY